atatttttctctatttgcaAATGAACTGAACAAGTAGACGAATAATACTcactcaaatattttatttactgaAGCTGACATCAGCCCTTGGTAGTCAACCATTCACCCTTTGTGTGCATAAGTCACCCGAATATTTCTACCATCCAGTGACTGAAAGGGAGCATGAAACACAACATTAATAGGTAAGGTAATAACATTTTTGTGTTATAGTGAAGACAGAGAAGCCCATGACACTCGAGATTTACCTGACCATCCATCTCTTTCAAAGCTATGTGGGCGTCATCGTCAGAAGTGAACTGCACAAACCCATAGCCTTTTGATTTCCCACTCACATGATCACATATAACCTTAACTGCTAAACGTGATAACACAATTGCCTTAAGAACTTCATGGTTATAGACAATGACAAAGATGGTAAATATTGCTAATGTCCCACCATATTACCTTCAATTATTTCACCGTACTGTCCAAAAGCATCTTTTAGAATGGTTTCATTGGTATCATAAGAAAGACCTGCATcttgaattatatatattcattaGCATCTTGATCTGAAGTAACTAAATAAGAATAGGAAGCTGAATAACCAAGTACTGGGCCCCTTGTCATTGATACTTTGTAGACAAATAATTGCTCATATCTACTAGTCTTTACAGCTATGTGCAATTTAAGGGTAAAAATTTACAtactttttgaataaaaaatttaagggtAAAAACGTCTAAATGAGCCTATATGTGCAATTTTCAATACATTGAAGTTGTTTTTCCAAATATGGGTATTATCTCATCCCTTTAATCAAATAGTTCTCACTTTTtctacaaaaaaacaaaaatatactaAGATAGGAGAAGgtaagggaagaaaaaaaactccTGCTAACAGAGTAACAGAAAAGAGGTGATGAACCAAACTAATGCTTGCAACAAGATTGCAAGCAAGCCAATGAACATACCAAGTTGGCTTATAAAATGGGCATGGTGTTTTTGCCGTCTTAAGagttttttgtctttatttttcaCACATTAAAGATACACTAAAAAGAATAACACCATATCCATCGtatgagaaaattttcttagaatacatatatatatatatataaagagccCACAATCTCCATCTGAAGTTTAGGTTTAGCTCTCAATACTGAATAGAAGATTCTAGGTACAAAGATTGATATGATCTAAATGGTTAAAGATCTATTATACATAGTTTACGCTTCTCAAATCTTTCCCTTTCCAAAAGAGATGGGCAATGTCAAAAGCAAGGCATTCACCACAAAATTGCTCAACTTATATAGAGCTAATACTATGGTCCTATGTTGCATGGGTCTGATTACAGGTGTCAGGTATGGTATGTGTCTAGGTGTATAATCCCTTGCACCTACAAATTTTAGAACATGAAATTTGGCAAAAAAGGATCTTAATAACAATCACTGACACTTGGGTGTGAGatagtaaaagaaaatatatatatatatcaataacaaaaacaaagataGCTTTGATAAAAACtctcattcttctcttttatcacaattttttctttctggcCCCTAAATATTTCTAGGAAAGTTCACTTCCAACAAGGATCTCATACCCACCACCCACACCCATGTTGTGTCGATACTCCAGGTGCGGTTGGAAGATCCGAGCATTGTAGCTATGGTCATGACCCTTCCCCCCTACAAGGTGAAAGCTCAGCCCATCCACACTCCACAGAGCCAAACAAGGCATCTAGATTCTCAATGACCACTCCACATCATCTAAGAAGCATTTTGACAAACATTACTCCTGCATCTGAAAGCAAAAACTAAGGACATTCCCAAAATCACAGAATTCTACAACTGTTTGCCCTTGAATTCAAACAACCCATTTCCTATTAACACTAACCTAAAATTTAGAGGCTATTGTTAATTACATTTTCCATAGTAATATGATTTTGATGCCAAACCAGAAAGAATATCTTAAACAAGAAAAGGTTATATCACAATTGATTGATTCACAAGCATACAGAACAAGAGGGATACCTCCAATGAACAATTTTCTGCAAGAACCACGCGATACCAGCCATCTGAAACAAGGGGACGCAGGGGAGAGACAACGAAAACGATTCAGAGACtgcattttctttcttcagatTTCACCTGGTGGCAAACAGAGAAAGAGAATCCCTCTGAGATGAAACCCATTATCAGG
This region of Vitis vinifera cultivar Pinot Noir 40024 chromosome 5, ASM3070453v1 genomic DNA includes:
- the LOC100855070 gene encoding glycine-rich RNA-binding protein 4, mitochondrial isoform X3; protein product: MQSLNRFRCLSPASPCFRWLVSRGSCRKLFIGGLSYDTNETILKDAFGQYGEIIEAVKVICDHVSGKSKGYGFVQFTSDDDAHIALKEMDGQSLDGRNIRVTYAHKG
- the LOC100855070 gene encoding glycine-rich RNA-binding protein 4, mitochondrial isoform X4; translated protein: MQSLNRFRCLSPASPCFRWLVSRGSCRKLFIGGLSYDTNETILKDAFGQYGEIIEVKVICDHVSGKSKGYGFVQFTSDDDAHIALKEMDGQSLDGRNIRVTYAHKG
- the LOC100855070 gene encoding glycine-rich RNA-binding protein 4, mitochondrial isoform X2; translated protein: MQSLNRFRCLSPASPCFRWLVSRGSCRKLFIGDAGLSYDTNETILKDAFGQYGEIIEVKVICDHVSGKSKGYGFVQFTSDDDAHIALKEMDGQSLDGRNIRVTYAHKG
- the LOC100855070 gene encoding glycine-rich RNA-binding protein 4, mitochondrial isoform X1; amino-acid sequence: MQSLNRFRCLSPASPCFRWLVSRGSCRKLFIGDAGLSYDTNETILKDAFGQYGEIIEAVKVICDHVSGKSKGYGFVQFTSDDDAHIALKEMDGQSLDGRNIRVTYAHKG